One Massilia sp. 9096 genomic window carries:
- a CDS encoding oligosaccharide flippase family protein, with amino-acid sequence MADLRRSLLITFFSSSGSAFLNFVVSLALARMLSPRDIGVFSMTVVFVNIAHMFRDFGVATYVQREPDLTPDKMRSAMGVMFVSAWSIALVLFALSGWLGMWFGEPAMVPVMRVLALGFVVIPFGSITQSILIRKLAADKQVWITAAGTLAYCASCLLLAWLGFGTMSLAWANLINICASVLVCVYLRPAGLPWLPSLRHWRSVAGFGAATLAANCADAFNNALPDILLGKLGNARHVGLFSRANSTVSLFSYVAGATINYGAISYLSHAHHRGEAIAPLLRRATALLTGLGWPAFAVTALAAGDLVRALYGPRWLDCVPAVAPLALAAAVAMLFQYLPPALTAIGRPALAARPLLAMIAARVLLALLVFDGSLASFAWAVCVATLASAPVAMLIQARQLGLSPMRFVVDLAPSALLALASAAACALVQRLLPDTLSPLLRVILLVPPVMLVWYAALRLTRHPLLEEVHGLAAGLRARLPG; translated from the coding sequence ATGGCCGACCTGCGGCGCTCCCTGCTCATCACTTTTTTCTCGTCGTCGGGCTCGGCGTTCCTGAACTTCGTCGTCAGCCTCGCGCTCGCGCGCATGCTCAGCCCGCGCGACATCGGCGTGTTCTCGATGACGGTGGTGTTCGTCAACATCGCCCATATGTTCCGCGATTTCGGCGTCGCCACCTATGTCCAGCGCGAGCCCGACCTCACGCCGGACAAGATGCGCTCGGCGATGGGCGTGATGTTCGTCTCGGCCTGGTCGATCGCGCTGGTGCTGTTTGCGCTCAGCGGCTGGCTCGGCATGTGGTTCGGCGAGCCGGCGATGGTGCCGGTGATGCGCGTGCTCGCGCTCGGTTTCGTCGTGATCCCGTTCGGCTCGATCACCCAGTCGATCCTGATCCGCAAGCTGGCGGCCGACAAGCAGGTCTGGATCACCGCCGCCGGCACGCTGGCCTACTGCGCCAGCTGCCTGCTGCTGGCCTGGCTGGGTTTCGGCACCATGAGCCTGGCCTGGGCCAACCTGATCAACATCTGCGCCAGCGTGCTGGTGTGCGTGTATCTGCGCCCGGCCGGGCTGCCCTGGCTGCCCTCGCTGCGGCACTGGCGCAGCGTCGCCGGTTTCGGCGCGGCGACGCTGGCCGCCAACTGCGCCGACGCCTTCAACAATGCGCTGCCGGACATCCTGCTGGGCAAGCTCGGCAACGCCCGCCATGTCGGCCTGTTCAGCCGCGCCAATTCCACCGTTTCCTTGTTCAGCTACGTCGCCGGGGCCACGATCAACTATGGCGCGATCTCCTACCTGTCGCATGCGCACCACCGCGGCGAGGCGATCGCGCCGCTGCTGCGCCGCGCCACCGCGCTGCTGACCGGCCTGGGCTGGCCGGCATTCGCCGTGACCGCGCTCGCGGCCGGCGACCTGGTGCGTGCGCTGTACGGGCCGCGCTGGCTCGACTGCGTGCCGGCCGTGGCGCCGCTGGCGCTGGCGGCGGCGGTGGCGATGCTGTTTCAGTATCTGCCGCCGGCGCTCACCGCGATCGGCCGGCCGGCGCTGGCCGCGCGTCCTTTGTTGGCGATGATCGCCGCGCGCGTGCTGTTGGCGCTGCTGGTGTTCGACGGCAGCCTGGCCAGTTTTGCATGGGCGGTGTGCGTGGCCACGCTGGCCAGCGCGCCGGTGGCGATGCTGATCCAGGCGCGCCAGCTCGGCCTTTCCCCAATGCGCTTTGTGGTGGATCTGGCGCCGAGCGCGCTGCTGGCGCTGGCCAGCGCGGCCGCCTGCGCGCTGGTGCAGCGCCTGCTGCCGGACACCTTGTCTCCGCTGCTGCGCGTGATATTGCTGGTGCCACCGGTGATGCTGGTCTGGTATGCGGCGTTGCGCCTGACCCGGCATCCGCTGCTGGAAGAAGTGCACGGCCTGGCGGCCGGCCTGCGCGCGCGGCTGCCGGGGTAG
- a CDS encoding glycosyltransferase, translated as MVLFYELTQHGMSHAPFTRAFVEMVAHASPGEALTIYGNPSHLEAAFGEPSAVLDGRLTQLPYRTPSTDPRDFWKLMGDTLGFLRQTYGPLRAQQPTVIFLTGQPHHIWAARLYRMMTPGFRCHLVLHGDVVGIRYPRARNPLQRMRDYTTAIAHRNHPDVRFIALETHIRTNIGLEVPGSADFIDVIRHPCMPADTAWQTLNPAEHELRFGLLGIASKSKGLDVYARLALRVRRDLARRPEFRLVGKLQRGGEQLDLSGIGGPLPFSHEWLPREVFDSELARLHYVVLPYNMEYYGLSASGVLLDVLRWRRPVVAFDTPVMRELTERFGDIGVICRDEAEMAAAIDRLLVEFDPARYAQQQRNLDAAYRSRLPDAAAGEYLAMRGPRGAAQQELKVA; from the coding sequence ATGGTTCTTTTTTACGAATTGACTCAACACGGCATGTCGCACGCGCCGTTCACGCGCGCCTTCGTCGAGATGGTGGCGCATGCCAGCCCCGGCGAAGCGCTGACGATCTATGGCAACCCTTCGCACCTCGAGGCCGCGTTCGGCGAACCGAGTGCAGTCCTCGACGGCCGCCTGACGCAGCTGCCCTATCGGACGCCGTCCACCGATCCGCGCGACTTCTGGAAACTGATGGGCGATACGCTGGGTTTCCTGCGCCAGACCTACGGGCCGTTGCGCGCGCAGCAGCCGACGGTGATCTTCCTGACCGGCCAGCCGCACCACATCTGGGCCGCCCGGTTGTACCGCATGATGACGCCGGGCTTCCGCTGTCATCTGGTGCTGCACGGCGACGTGGTCGGCATCCGCTATCCGCGCGCGCGCAACCCGCTGCAGCGGATGCGCGACTACACCACCGCGATCGCGCACCGTAACCACCCGGACGTGCGCTTCATCGCGCTCGAAACCCATATCCGCACCAACATCGGCCTGGAAGTCCCCGGGTCGGCCGACTTCATCGACGTGATCCGCCACCCCTGCATGCCGGCCGATACCGCCTGGCAGACGCTCAACCCGGCCGAGCACGAGCTGCGCTTCGGCCTGCTCGGCATCGCCAGCAAGTCGAAGGGCCTGGACGTGTACGCGCGCCTGGCCCTGCGCGTGCGCCGCGACCTGGCGCGCCGCCCCGAGTTCCGCCTGGTCGGCAAGCTGCAGCGCGGCGGCGAGCAGCTGGACCTGAGCGGCATCGGCGGACCGCTGCCGTTCTCGCACGAGTGGCTGCCGCGCGAGGTGTTCGACAGCGAACTGGCGCGCCTGCACTACGTCGTCCTGCCCTACAACATGGAATACTATGGCTTGTCGGCCAGCGGCGTGCTGCTCGACGTGCTGCGCTGGCGCCGCCCGGTGGTCGCTTTCGACACCCCGGTGATGCGCGAACTGACCGAGCGCTTCGGCGACATCGGCGTGATCTGCCGCGACGAAGCCGAGATGGCGGCTGCGATCGACCGCCTGCTGGTCGAGTTCGACCCGGCGCGCTACGCCCAGCAGCAGCGCAACCTCGACGCAGCCTACCGCAGCCGCCTGCCCGACGCCGCCGCCGGCGAATACCTGGCGATGCGCGGCCCGCGCGGCGCCGCCCAACAAGAATTGAAGGTGGCGTGA
- a CDS encoding TIGR04063 family PEP-CTERM/XrtA system glycosyltransferase — protein MRVLHVLDHSIPLHSGYTFRTRSILREQRALGWETFHVTGSKQHAGDPSTGGILEETSDGLHFYRTPSTNGALSKLPVFNQVEVIDGLSKRLAEIIPIVKPDVLHAHSPSLNAIAALRAGKKFGIPVVYEVRAFWEDAAVDHGTSSENGLRYKLTRALETYALKRADAVTTICEGLRKDIVARGIPADKVTVIPNAVDIDKFSLGGSADLQLKDKLGLAGSRLIGFIGSFYAYEGLDVLLRAVPKLAARMPDLRVLLVGGGPQDAQLRQLAKDLNIEDKVVFTGRVPHDQVNKYYDMLDVLVYPRLSMRLTDLVTPLKPLEAMAQGRLLAASDVGGHLELIADGKTGVLFRADDPDSLAEKVGALLESQQKWPALRQAGREYVETERNWPVSVARYKKIYGRLSRAA, from the coding sequence ATGCGAGTCCTGCACGTCCTCGACCATTCCATCCCGCTGCACAGCGGCTATACCTTCCGTACCCGTTCGATCCTGCGCGAGCAGCGCGCGCTCGGCTGGGAAACCTTCCACGTCACCGGCTCCAAGCAGCACGCGGGCGATCCGTCCACCGGCGGCATCCTCGAGGAGACCTCGGACGGCCTGCACTTTTATCGCACGCCGTCGACCAACGGCGCACTGAGCAAGCTGCCGGTGTTCAACCAGGTCGAGGTGATCGATGGCCTGTCCAAGCGCCTGGCCGAGATCATCCCGATCGTCAAGCCGGACGTGCTGCACGCGCACTCGCCGTCGCTGAATGCGATCGCCGCGCTGCGCGCCGGTAAGAAATTCGGCATCCCGGTGGTGTACGAAGTGCGCGCCTTCTGGGAAGACGCCGCGGTCGACCACGGCACCAGCAGCGAGAACGGCCTGCGTTACAAGCTCACGCGCGCGCTCGAGACCTATGCCCTGAAACGCGCCGACGCCGTGACCACGATCTGCGAAGGCCTGCGCAAGGACATCGTCGCGCGCGGCATCCCGGCGGACAAGGTCACCGTGATCCCGAACGCGGTCGACATCGACAAGTTCTCGCTGGGCGGCAGCGCCGACCTGCAACTGAAGGACAAGCTCGGCCTGGCCGGCTCGCGCCTGATCGGCTTCATCGGCTCGTTCTATGCCTACGAAGGCCTGGACGTGCTGCTGCGCGCCGTGCCGAAGCTGGCCGCGCGCATGCCGGACCTGCGCGTGCTGCTGGTCGGCGGCGGCCCCCAGGACGCGCAGCTGCGCCAGCTGGCCAAGGATCTGAACATCGAAGACAAGGTCGTGTTCACCGGCCGCGTGCCGCACGACCAGGTCAACAAGTACTACGACATGCTCGACGTGCTGGTCTATCCGCGCCTGTCGATGCGCCTGACCGACCTCGTCACGCCCTTGAAGCCGCTGGAAGCGATGGCGCAGGGCCGCCTCCTGGCCGCGTCCGACGTCGGCGGCCACCTGGAACTGATCGCCGACGGCAAGACCGGCGTGCTGTTCCGCGCCGACGATCCGGATTCGCTGGCCGAGAAGGTTGGCGCGCTGCTCGAGTCGCAACAAAAATGGCCGGCACTGCGCCAGGCGGGCCGCGAATACGTCGAGACCGAGCGAAACTGGCCGGTCAGCGTGGCGCGTTACAAGAAGATTTACGGTCGCCTGAGCAGGGCAGCATGA
- a CDS encoding XrtA/PEP-CTERM system amidotransferase, with product MCGITGIFDMRGGRAIDRAMLGRMNDSQFHRGPTEGDLHLEPGLGFGHRRLSIIAPENGLQPLFNEDRTVALVFNGEIYNFRALRAELQGYGHEFRTPSDSETIVHAWEQWGEECVQHLRGMFAFVIWDRPRQTLFVARDRLGIKPLHYAVLPDGQFVFGSELKSLLTIPALSREIDPFAVEEYFAYGYVPEPRTIFKSAHKLLPGHTMTLKVGATRVEQKKYWDVPFKPHYAMTDRDIEGELISRLREAVESHLEADVPLGAFLSGGVDSSAIVAMMAGLSKDPVNSCSIAFNDPAFDESEYARQIAERYRTRHQTEVVDKDDYGLVDTLAHLYDEPYADSSAIPTYRVCELARKGVTVALSGDGGDENFAGYRRHRMAFNEHRVRSMLPLALRKPVFGLLGAAYPKADWAPRVFRAKTTFEALARDLVEGYFHGVSKLNDRERDQLFSDKFRSQLQGYRAVEVMRGYAKEAPTDDPLSLIQYIDMKTYLPGDILTKVDRASMAHALEVRVPLLDHQFVEWVSGLPSTSKLRNGEGKYIFKKALEPYLGNDVLYRKKMGFSIPLAAWLRGPLAAQMKQAVLNPVLLDTGIFNQQYLKQMVDEHQSGLKDHSVALWGVLMFEAFLRKNGADVGAPTMSH from the coding sequence ATGTGTGGAATAACAGGCATTTTTGACATGCGCGGCGGGCGCGCCATCGACCGCGCCATGCTCGGTCGCATGAACGACTCGCAGTTCCACCGCGGCCCGACCGAAGGCGACCTGCACCTCGAACCGGGCCTGGGCTTCGGCCACCGGCGCCTGTCGATCATCGCGCCCGAAAACGGCCTGCAGCCCTTGTTCAACGAGGACCGCACGGTCGCGCTGGTGTTCAACGGCGAGATCTACAACTTCCGCGCGCTGCGCGCAGAACTGCAAGGCTACGGCCACGAGTTCCGTACCCCGTCCGACAGCGAGACCATCGTCCACGCCTGGGAGCAGTGGGGCGAAGAGTGCGTGCAGCACCTGCGCGGCATGTTCGCTTTCGTGATCTGGGACCGGCCGCGCCAGACCCTGTTCGTCGCGCGCGACCGCCTCGGCATCAAGCCGCTGCATTACGCCGTGCTGCCCGACGGCCAGTTCGTGTTCGGCTCGGAATTGAAATCGCTGTTGACCATTCCCGCCCTGTCGCGCGAGATCGACCCGTTCGCGGTCGAGGAATATTTCGCCTATGGCTACGTGCCCGAGCCGCGCACCATCTTCAAGAGCGCGCACAAGCTGCTGCCAGGCCATACCATGACCCTCAAGGTCGGCGCGACGCGCGTCGAGCAGAAGAAATATTGGGACGTGCCGTTCAAGCCGCACTATGCGATGACCGATCGCGACATCGAAGGCGAACTGATCTCCCGGCTGCGCGAAGCGGTCGAGAGCCACCTCGAAGCCGATGTGCCGCTCGGCGCCTTCCTGTCCGGCGGCGTCGACTCCAGCGCGATCGTGGCGATGATGGCCGGGCTGTCCAAGGATCCGGTCAACTCGTGCTCGATCGCCTTCAACGACCCGGCTTTCGACGAGTCGGAATATGCACGCCAGATCGCCGAGCGCTATCGCACCAGGCACCAGACGGAGGTCGTCGACAAGGACGACTACGGCCTGGTCGACACGCTGGCCCACCTGTACGACGAACCGTATGCCGACAGCTCGGCGATCCCGACCTACCGCGTGTGCGAGCTGGCCAGGAAGGGCGTGACGGTAGCCTTGTCCGGCGATGGCGGCGACGAAAATTTTGCCGGCTACCGCCGTCACCGCATGGCCTTCAACGAGCACCGGGTGCGATCGATGCTGCCGCTGGCGCTGCGCAAACCGGTGTTCGGCCTGCTCGGCGCAGCCTATCCGAAAGCAGACTGGGCGCCGCGCGTGTTCCGCGCCAAGACCACGTTCGAGGCGCTGGCGCGCGATCTGGTCGAAGGCTACTTCCATGGCGTCTCGAAGCTCAACGACCGCGAACGCGACCAGCTGTTCTCCGATAAATTCCGCAGCCAGCTGCAGGGCTACCGCGCGGTCGAGGTCATGCGCGGCTACGCCAAGGAAGCGCCGACCGACGATCCGCTGTCGCTGATCCAATACATCGACATGAAGACCTATCTGCCGGGCGACATTCTGACCAAGGTCGACCGCGCCAGCATGGCGCACGCGCTCGAGGTGCGCGTGCCGCTGCTCGACCACCAGTTCGTGGAATGGGTATCCGGTTTGCCGTCGACCTCCAAGCTGCGCAACGGCGAAGGCAAGTACATCTTCAAAAAGGCGCTCGAGCCCTACCTTGGCAACGACGTCCTGTACCGCAAGAAGATGGGCTTTTCGATTCCGCTCGCGGCCTGGCTGCGCGGGCCGCTGGCCGCGCAGATGAAACAGGCAGTCCTGAATCCGGTGCTGCTCGATACCGGCATCTTCAACCAGCAATATCTGAAACAGATGGTAGACGAACATCAGTCGGGCCTGAAGGACCACAGCGTCGCGCTGTGGGGGGTCCTGATGTTCGAAGCCTTCCTCCGCAAGAACGGCGCCGACGTCGGCGCCCCTACGATGAGCCATTGA
- a CDS encoding glycosyltransferase produces MMKSSPITAAREASPYPSRSNMSNPSSMSRKVFSTMSPAGPAGRLSIMLFHKIPLQADPLVPGDMTFERFEYLLDFVASHTNVLSMSDAVAALQRGNLPSRAVALTFDDGYVEWIDHVAPALRRRNLPATFYVTSGQLQGEALWHERITAAVRALPDQGVTLPYGFGGYDRLDALDSRERLVAKLHERLKYTSLDERLDAIAQLEAQACRPLILPRRFDAAAVRSLHSQGFEIGAHTVDHPILNECSPQQARDEIGGCKDALEGLIGGRVDSFAYPNGRPGTDFGASHVDIVKACGYKSAVTTSTGAASGRSDPFQLPRFSPWGRSGNQITFQMARNLLTRAAALPPSSIAEGETDVRCLMIASTFPPIHGGSAVVYENLCRNMPAGSIQVVTAHTSYINGQEIQGWREHDGDVGFPVERISLLRPRMLPAPANSLVSAARLLFQDLPLYARAFVRAARMIRKHRINVVCIGELMSGSVLGIALKKLLKVKLVIYVHGEEITTAGRGRLHGNKRAQYLQAADKVVAVSSFTCDALTSLMGMSPDDIVLIPNGVDTDLFTPGPRDEALIRKHGLAGKKIVLTVGRLVARKGIDMTLQAMAQLVQKRQDLHYLVVGDGEMRTQLEHTIAELGLQDHVTLVGKVSDEELLAYLRTCDLFVMANRTMPDGDTEGFGLVFREANACHKPVVGGRAGGAVEAVRDGHSGLLVDGYQPTEIAAAIDRILSDPALAQRLADNGLQLARDNNTVAVARQFLRTCERLVAPRRR; encoded by the coding sequence ATGATGAAGTCATCACCGATCACGGCGGCGCGCGAGGCGTCGCCGTACCCAAGCCGTTCGAACATGTCCAACCCGTCGAGCATGTCGCGAAAAGTCTTTTCGACGATGTCTCCAGCGGGACCGGCCGGCCGGCTGTCGATCATGCTGTTCCATAAGATTCCGCTGCAGGCCGATCCATTGGTGCCGGGCGACATGACCTTCGAGCGCTTCGAGTACCTGCTCGATTTCGTGGCCTCGCATACCAACGTGCTGTCGATGTCGGATGCCGTTGCGGCGCTCCAGCGCGGTAACCTGCCCAGCCGCGCGGTCGCGCTGACGTTCGACGACGGCTATGTCGAATGGATCGACCACGTCGCCCCGGCGCTGCGTCGCCGTAACCTGCCGGCCACCTTTTACGTCACCAGCGGCCAGCTGCAGGGCGAGGCGCTGTGGCATGAGCGCATCACCGCAGCCGTGCGCGCCTTGCCCGACCAGGGTGTGACGCTGCCCTACGGCTTCGGCGGCTACGACCGGCTCGACGCGCTGGACAGTCGCGAACGTCTAGTCGCCAAATTGCACGAACGCCTGAAATACACCTCGCTGGACGAGCGTCTGGACGCCATCGCCCAACTCGAAGCCCAGGCGTGCCGCCCGCTGATCCTGCCGCGCCGCTTCGACGCCGCGGCGGTGCGCTCGCTGCACAGCCAGGGTTTCGAGATCGGCGCGCACACGGTCGACCATCCGATCCTGAACGAGTGTTCGCCGCAGCAAGCGCGCGACGAGATCGGCGGCTGCAAGGATGCGCTGGAAGGGCTCATCGGGGGCCGGGTGGACAGCTTCGCCTACCCGAACGGCCGTCCCGGCACCGACTTCGGCGCGAGCCACGTCGACATCGTCAAGGCCTGCGGTTACAAGTCTGCGGTCACGACCAGCACCGGCGCCGCCTCGGGCCGTTCCGACCCGTTCCAGCTGCCGCGCTTCTCGCCCTGGGGCCGAAGCGGCAACCAGATCACGTTCCAGATGGCGCGTAACCTGCTGACCCGCGCCGCGGCGCTGCCGCCGTCGTCAATCGCCGAGGGTGAGACCGACGTGCGCTGCCTGATGATCGCCAGCACCTTCCCGCCGATTCACGGCGGCTCGGCGGTCGTTTACGAAAACCTGTGCCGGAACATGCCGGCCGGCAGCATCCAGGTGGTGACCGCGCACACCAGCTACATCAACGGCCAGGAGATACAGGGCTGGCGCGAACACGACGGCGATGTCGGCTTTCCGGTCGAGCGCATTTCGCTGCTGCGTCCACGCATGCTGCCGGCACCGGCCAACAGCCTGGTCTCGGCGGCGCGCCTTCTGTTCCAGGATCTGCCGCTGTATGCACGGGCCTTCGTGCGCGCCGCGCGCATGATCCGCAAGCACCGCATCAACGTGGTTTGCATCGGCGAACTGATGTCCGGCAGCGTGCTCGGCATCGCTTTGAAAAAACTGCTTAAAGTGAAGCTGGTGATCTACGTGCATGGCGAGGAAATCACGACCGCCGGCCGTGGGCGCCTGCATGGCAACAAACGCGCGCAATACCTGCAGGCCGCCGACAAGGTGGTGGCCGTCAGCTCCTTCACCTGCGATGCGCTGACCAGCCTGATGGGCATGTCGCCGGACGACATCGTGTTGATTCCGAATGGCGTCGACACCGACCTGTTCACGCCCGGGCCGCGCGACGAAGCACTGATCCGCAAGCACGGCCTGGCCGGCAAGAAGATCGTGCTGACCGTCGGCCGTCTGGTGGCGCGCAAGGGCATTGACATGACGCTGCAGGCAATGGCCCAGCTGGTGCAGAAGCGTCAGGACTTGCATTACCTGGTGGTCGGCGACGGCGAGATGCGCACGCAGCTCGAACACACGATTGCCGAGCTCGGCCTGCAGGATCACGTGACTCTGGTCGGCAAAGTGAGCGACGAAGAACTGCTGGCCTACCTGCGCACCTGCGACTTGTTCGTGATGGCCAATCGCACCATGCCAGATGGCGACACCGAAGGTTTCGGCCTGGTGTTCCGCGAAGCCAATGCCTGCCACAAGCCGGTGGTCGGCGGGCGCGCCGGCGGGGCCGTGGAGGCGGTGCGCGACGGCCACTCCGGCCTGCTGGTGGACGGTTACCAGCCGACCGAAATCGCCGCGGCGATCGACCGCATCCTGTCCGATCCGGCGCTTGCCCAGCGCCTGGCGGACAATGGTCTGCAGCTGGCGCGCGACAACAACACCGTCGCCGTGGCTCGCCAGTTCCTGCGCACCTGCGAACGGCTGGTGGCGCCTCGGAGACGCTGA
- a CDS encoding putative O-glycosylation ligase, exosortase A system-associated, translating to MRDILVSLIIFGLLPFSFKRPAVGALLFTWVSLMNPHRMCYGFAFNLPFAAIIAIVTTISLFTSKEPKKLPITPVTIALLVFTAWFSFTSLFALEPNLVWIEWHRTSKEFYMVLITMMVLNNTKDLKLFVWVVALSLGLFGLKGGLFTIMSGGNFRVYGPSGSYIEENNGMALALVTTLPLIWYVRSLVNNRWLQHGITLMTVCTAVAAMGSYSRGALVGGATMLIFLWWHSQKKVQTGVVLVIMVALIMAVMPGAWFDRMNSIGTYHEDDSAMGRINAWHFAINVATHNILGGGFNVFTPRMFYVYAPEPTNYHVAHSIYFEVLGDHGFIGLGIFLVLMACAWRTGTRVYKHCIKQPELRWAAQLARMSQVAIIGYAVSGAFLSLAYFDLYYDIIVILVVLEKVLLLQKQPEQVHLPARPLAQPL from the coding sequence ATGCGTGACATCCTCGTTAGCCTCATCATATTCGGCTTGTTGCCGTTCTCGTTCAAGCGTCCGGCCGTCGGCGCCTTGCTGTTCACCTGGGTCAGCCTGATGAACCCGCACCGGATGTGCTACGGCTTCGCGTTCAACCTGCCGTTCGCGGCGATCATCGCGATCGTCACCACGATCAGCCTGTTCACCTCGAAGGAACCCAAGAAGCTCCCGATCACGCCGGTCACGATCGCGCTGCTGGTCTTCACTGCCTGGTTCAGCTTCACCAGCCTGTTCGCACTGGAGCCCAACCTGGTCTGGATCGAATGGCATCGCACCAGCAAGGAGTTTTACATGGTGCTGATCACGATGATGGTTCTGAACAACACCAAGGATCTGAAGCTGTTCGTGTGGGTAGTGGCACTGTCGCTCGGCTTGTTCGGCCTCAAGGGCGGATTGTTTACAATCATGTCCGGCGGTAACTTCCGCGTGTACGGCCCATCGGGCAGCTATATCGAGGAAAACAACGGCATGGCGCTGGCGCTGGTGACGACGCTGCCGCTGATCTGGTACGTGCGTTCGCTCGTGAACAACCGCTGGCTACAACACGGCATCACATTGATGACGGTATGCACCGCGGTCGCGGCAATGGGTTCCTATTCGCGCGGCGCGCTGGTCGGCGGTGCCACCATGCTGATTTTCCTGTGGTGGCACAGCCAGAAGAAAGTACAGACCGGTGTCGTACTGGTCATCATGGTGGCGCTGATCATGGCCGTCATGCCCGGGGCCTGGTTCGACCGCATGAACTCGATCGGTACCTACCATGAAGACGATTCGGCGATGGGGCGTATCAACGCCTGGCATTTCGCGATCAACGTAGCCACCCATAACATCCTCGGCGGCGGCTTCAACGTATTTACCCCGCGTATGTTTTATGTGTATGCGCCAGAGCCCACCAACTACCACGTTGCCCACAGCATCTACTTCGAAGTGCTGGGCGACCACGGCTTCATCGGCCTGGGCATCTTCCTGGTGCTGATGGCCTGTGCATGGCGCACCGGCACGCGAGTGTACAAGCATTGCATCAAGCAACCCGAATTGCGCTGGGCGGCGCAGCTGGCGCGCATGTCCCAGGTGGCGATCATCGGTTACGCCGTGAGCGGCGCCTTCCTGTCGCTCGCTTACTTCGACCTGTACTACGACATCATCGTCATTCTGGTGGTGCTCGAGAAGGTTTTACTGCTCCAGAAACAACCTGAACAGGTCCATCTTCCCGCGCGCCCGCTCGCGCAGCCATTATGA
- a CDS encoding glycosyltransferase, which produces MFFPSPDAGAISLVIPTYNRGDLIGETIDSALRQQRPFAEIIVVDDGSTDATAAVLARFGERIRVIRVANGGVQRARNTGVAAARTDWVALCDSDDLLDPGFCATLDDYLRTQPPCDAVYCNFIAFDENGDQPDKFGQAPAGFLDGARKNGAFWQDVPNLYLRTLDYQPLFPSGSLVRKSTYETIGGYDPRFNRVGAEDWEFMLRLAAAARISLCATPLVRVRKHAGNDSLDNDRQVRGCVQILEFALEQHAYAQRHRDAIERGIDARRLLLFDGAFARGEFDRAAELLGQFRRMPRARRFRLKVFITRLPRLLRQPLWRATQSA; this is translated from the coding sequence GTGTTCTTTCCCTCCCCCGATGCCGGCGCGATCAGCCTGGTCATCCCCACCTACAACCGGGGTGACCTGATCGGCGAGACCATCGACAGTGCACTGCGCCAGCAGCGTCCCTTCGCCGAAATCATCGTGGTCGACGATGGCTCGACCGATGCGACCGCGGCGGTGCTGGCGAGGTTCGGCGAGCGCATCCGCGTGATCCGCGTCGCCAACGGCGGCGTGCAGCGCGCGCGCAACACCGGCGTGGCGGCGGCGCGCACCGATTGGGTCGCGCTGTGCGACTCGGACGACCTGCTCGACCCGGGCTTTTGTGCCACCCTGGACGATTATCTGCGCACGCAGCCCCCGTGCGATGCGGTTTACTGCAATTTCATCGCCTTCGACGAGAACGGCGACCAGCCGGACAAATTCGGGCAAGCCCCGGCCGGTTTCCTGGACGGCGCACGCAAGAACGGCGCGTTCTGGCAAGACGTGCCGAACCTGTACCTGCGCACGCTCGATTATCAACCGCTGTTCCCGTCCGGCAGCCTGGTGCGCAAATCGACGTATGAAACCATCGGCGGCTACGATCCGCGCTTCAACCGGGTCGGCGCCGAAGACTGGGAATTCATGCTGCGCCTGGCCGCGGCCGCGCGCATCAGCCTGTGCGCCACGCCCCTGGTGCGCGTGCGCAAGCATGCCGGCAACGACTCGCTCGACAATGATCGCCAGGTACGCGGCTGCGTGCAGATCCTCGAGTTCGCGCTCGAGCAGCACGCGTACGCCCAGCGCCACCGCGACGCGATCGAGCGCGGCATCGACGCCCGCCGCCTGCTGCTGTTCGACGGCGCCTTCGCGCGCGGCGAATTCGACCGTGCCGCCGAGCTGCTCGGCCAATTCCGGCGCATGCCCCGCGCGCGCCGCTTCCGGCTCAAGGTGTTCATCACGCGCCTGCCGCGCCTGTTGCGCCAGCCACTGTGGCGCGCGACGCAATCCGCTTGA